Below is a genomic region from Algoriphagus halophilus.
ACTTAGGCTTTACCTATAAAACCAAATGGAAGGATTTTATCCTAAGTCCATCATTGTTTACCCATCGATATGCTTGGCAAGACAGACAGTTTGAGGACCTGATGGAGCAGGATAAGATATTATTCTTACCTGGAATGTATGCAAAATGGGCAATCAAGTCCAATAAATCTTTGACCTATAGGTATCAGGCAACAGCTAATTTTATGGATGTGCAACAATTGGCGGAAGGATATATCATTCAGGACTACAATTCAATTTTTACTGGAAATAGATTGCTTGAAAATGGATTTTACTCCAATCATTCCTTGAATTATAGCCATTATGATTTTTTCTCTTCAATGACTGTTTATGGTTCTTTGAACTGGCAGAGAAAAAGGAATGATATGGTAACGACCACTGATTTTAGAGGAATTAATAGGTTTCTTACCGTATTGAATATTGAGCCAGTAAATGAAACCATGAATGGAAATATTAATCTGGATAAGAAATTCAATACCTTCAAAATTAGCGGTGGGGGAAGATGGAATACATTTACAACAAATAATTTGATCAACGATGTAGTCAATCAAAATAGACAGTTCTCCCAAACTTATGAAGCAAAAGCTACCACCACTTTCTTTAAAAAAGTAGAAGTGGATTTAAGTTATACCTTTTCCACCAATCAGTACAAAGGACAAAGTACCCAAAACACATTCAATACCCATACTCCGAAAATTGAATTGGATTGGGATATCTGGAAAGGCTTGAAATTGAACACTGATTATGCCCTGAATACGTATACCAATAAAGGAGCAGGAACGAAAAGTGAATTTGATTTTTGGAATGCTTTCCTTAGCTATCAAGGTAAAAGCAGTCCATTGGAGATTAGATTGACGGTTTGGAATATTTTGGATACCAGGTCGATTCGAAGGGATAGCTTTACTGATAACTTAATTAGTTCATATTCCTATTTAGTTCAACCTAGATATGGACTCATAACTGTCAAATGGGATATTTAAAAAGTAGAGATTGGAGTGATATCCAATCTCATTTCTTTGAATAATTCAATTCTCGGAATTTTTGTGGAGTAAGTTTTTCTCTTAACTTAATGAAAAACAAAATTTTACCTCCAACCTAATCTATTTTTATGAACATAATTTCGAGAAGAGATGCAATCAAAGGTTTGTCAATTGTAACTGGAGCAAGTTTAGTTTCTCCAAAATCATTATTCGCAGGAAGCTCAAAAGCAGAACCGCTTGGAGTAGCCCTTGTTGGTCTGGGATATTACAGTACAGATTTATTGGCTCCTGCGTTACAAAAGACAAAGAATTGCTACTTGGCGGGAATCGTCACAGGTACCCCCTCCAAAATTCCCGTTTGGAGAGGAAAATATAATATTCCCGCATCCAATGTTTATAACTATGAGAATTTTGATTCCATAGCTGATAATCCTGATATCGATGTGGTATATGTGGTTTTACCCCCTTCTATGCATAAAGAATATGTGATTCGAGCTGCCAAAGCGGGCAAGCATGTTTGGTGTGAAAAACCGATGGCGGTTACTGCAGATGAATGTCAAGCGATGATTGATGCTTGCAATGAAAACAAGGTCAAACTTTCTATTGGATATCGATGTCAGCATGAGCCAAATACTATGGCTTTTCAAAAGATTGTAGAAGAGAAGCAGCTAGGGAAGGTGATGAGTGTGAACTGTGCCGCAGGTTATAGAGAAGATAGAACCAACCATTGGAAACAAAAACGGGAAATGGGAGGTGGAGTGATTTATGATATGGGTGTGTATTCAATTCAAGGTGCCCGCTTGGGAACTGGGATGGAGCCTATAGCAGTCACATCAGCAAAAGTTTGGACCGAAAGACCTGAGATTTACAAAAATGGGTTAGGCGAGATTGTGGAAGCAGAATTGGAGTTTCCTAACCAAGTAAAAGCGCGAATAAAAACCTCATTTTATGAGCAGACCAATTTTTTAACTATTCAATGTGAAAATGGACCTATAGAAATGGAGCCTTTCTCTAGTTATAGTGGAAATAAGGGGAAAAGTCCATTGGGAGAAATAGATTTTCCATATAGAGTTCCAAATCAACAAGTTTTACAAATGGATCATGATGCTCAATCCATTATGGATGATACACCTGTATTAGTTCCTGGAGAGGAGGGACTTAGGGATATAAGGATAGTTCAAGCTATTCTAAAATCCGCAGATACGGGAATGCCTGTCTCTATTTAGAATTTTTTCCAAGTAAAATTCATAAGCGGTTTCCATAAATGGGGCCGCTTTTTTCTTGACTTAGAATTTTTTTTCGAATAACTAAAAATAGTACAATGTTTTATCTAAAAATTATATTTACCTTATAAAAGGTTGAAAAATGAATTTCAAATAATCAAAAGTGTTTTTCAATTTAGGATTTTTTTTCTCGATTAGGCAGCAAGGTTTTTAGGTTTTCGGCCTTTTCAGAGCAAAGTGAAATAAAAAGTAATAACCATCAATTTAATACTCCTATGAAAAAATTAGTTAAGTTTTTAGGGTGGGTAATCGGGATTTTGGGTCTGGTAATTTTAGCTTTTGTAAGTTTTGTGTATCTGACCTGGGATAAAAAATATGAAGCTCCCTATCCCGAAGCCATGGCAAGTGCTGATTCTGCCATGATTGCTAGAGGAAAATATTTGGTTTTTGGGCCTGCCCATTGTGCGGGTTGCCATAACACAACAGAAAGATCTGCTCAGGTGGAATTGGGTATGGACTTAGAGCTCATAGGAGGAGCAGAGTTTGTATTTGGACCAGGGATATTGAGATCTAGGAACTTGACTCCTGATAAAGAAACCGGAATAGGAAATTTGACAGATCAAGAGGTGGCGAGGGTGATGAGGTATTCCATTGGGCATGATGGTAGGCCAATTTTTCCTTTAATGCCATTTCAAAATATGTCAGATGAGGATGTAAATGCCGTGATTTCTTATTTGAGATCCCAGCAACCCGTCAAACACCCTATCCCACCTACTGAATATAATTTTATGGGTAAAGCTATTTTAGCCCTTGGGTTAATAAAGCCTGAAGGTCCTGATGGTACTCCTCCAAAAAGAGTAAAAGTAGAAGCATCTGAAGTGTATGGGAAATATTTGGCAAATTCAGTCGCCAATTGTGTGGGCTGTCATTCTCCTAGGGACTTGATGAGTGGGGAATTTATTGGTCCTAAATTCAGTGGAGGACTTTTATTTGAAGAGGCTCCAGGAGAGAGTTTTATCACACCAAACCTTACGCCTGACCCCGAAACCGGATACATTGCTAATTGGACCGAGGATACTTTTGTGCAAAGGTTCAAAACGGGAAGAATATACGAACATTCTCCAATGCCTTGGGGAAGTTTTTCGAGAATGGATGAGGTGGATTTAAGGGCATTGTATCGGTATTTAATGTCCTTAGATCCTGTATCCAATAAAATTGAAAAGACAGAGTACATGCTTCAAGCTGCAGGTTCTAATTAATAAATCCGAAGCTGATTTTTACAAAGTAAACCAACCTATTTTTAATTGACCAGTTAATTTTTTCTTTTTAGATCCTTATGGAAATGAGGTGAAAGGAGAAGTCTTGCCACAATGATTTCAATAACCTTTTAAACCCAACACCTCATGAAAAAATGGATCATTACATTAATGGGAATTGTGATACTAGGGATAGTTTCACTGTTTGTTTTTGTAGAATCAAGATGGGATAGAACGTATGATTTTCCATATCCTGAAATAACCCATAGTTTGGATTCAACAGTAATCGAACGTGGTAAATATTTGGTTTATGGACCAGCGCATTGTGCCTCTTGCCACATCAACATAGATGATTATGAATCGATGGAAGCGGGAGAATTGATTCCTTTGCGTGGTGGGGAAGTATTTAATTTGAACTATGGAGTGGTCGTCTCATATAACC
It encodes:
- a CDS encoding Gfo/Idh/MocA family protein → MNIISRRDAIKGLSIVTGASLVSPKSLFAGSSKAEPLGVALVGLGYYSTDLLAPALQKTKNCYLAGIVTGTPSKIPVWRGKYNIPASNVYNYENFDSIADNPDIDVVYVVLPPSMHKEYVIRAAKAGKHVWCEKPMAVTADECQAMIDACNENKVKLSIGYRCQHEPNTMAFQKIVEEKQLGKVMSVNCAAGYREDRTNHWKQKREMGGGVIYDMGVYSIQGARLGTGMEPIAVTSAKVWTERPEIYKNGLGEIVEAELEFPNQVKARIKTSFYEQTNFLTIQCENGPIEMEPFSSYSGNKGKSPLGEIDFPYRVPNQQVLQMDHDAQSIMDDTPVLVPGEEGLRDIRIVQAILKSADTGMPVSI
- a CDS encoding c-type cytochrome gives rise to the protein MKKLVKFLGWVIGILGLVILAFVSFVYLTWDKKYEAPYPEAMASADSAMIARGKYLVFGPAHCAGCHNTTERSAQVELGMDLELIGGAEFVFGPGILRSRNLTPDKETGIGNLTDQEVARVMRYSIGHDGRPIFPLMPFQNMSDEDVNAVISYLRSQQPVKHPIPPTEYNFMGKAILALGLIKPEGPDGTPPKRVKVEASEVYGKYLANSVANCVGCHSPRDLMSGEFIGPKFSGGLLFEEAPGESFITPNLTPDPETGYIANWTEDTFVQRFKTGRIYEHSPMPWGSFSRMDEVDLRALYRYLMSLDPVSNKIEKTEYMLQAAGSN